Proteins found in one Maridesulfovibrio sp. genomic segment:
- a CDS encoding biotin--[acetyl-CoA-carboxylase] ligase, whose product MITRITIISGKENSPLPKTTPENLFKAHPLWARDIESFSPWNSVDDEYRTYSTWISGSRTGVPVAICGSCISSLDVAWRLNALEDLSEWGSVLAVEQNTGRGQVRREWISPPGNVYGTIKWPSLPEAKPGEVRPVWNRILPLIVGYLTCNALRDIGVETQLKWPNDILIDGKKVGGILIEERGNSTMVGIGLNLAYAPPRDLLRAEHAVPAGNLNTDKMQLGPLETWVELIKYFRSNFDSIISMKKTDDFLYELADRLVWFGEEVKIVDGPEGVERGVICGLRSDGGLVVDHNGEQHEIYSGSVMPL is encoded by the coding sequence ATGATTACACGAATTACCATTATAAGCGGTAAGGAAAACAGTCCACTCCCTAAAACAACCCCCGAAAACCTTTTCAAGGCGCATCCTCTCTGGGCACGGGATATCGAGAGTTTCAGCCCCTGGAACAGCGTGGATGATGAATACAGAACATATTCGACATGGATATCCGGTTCCCGTACCGGTGTTCCTGTCGCCATATGCGGTTCATGTATTTCCAGCCTTGATGTCGCATGGCGGCTCAACGCCCTCGAAGATCTTTCGGAATGGGGAAGTGTGCTGGCTGTAGAACAGAATACCGGACGCGGACAGGTTCGCCGTGAATGGATTTCTCCTCCCGGTAATGTTTACGGCACCATCAAATGGCCGTCCCTCCCGGAAGCGAAGCCGGGGGAAGTTCGACCGGTCTGGAACAGGATTCTACCGCTTATTGTGGGGTATCTTACCTGCAATGCTTTACGTGATATCGGTGTGGAAACCCAGCTCAAGTGGCCGAATGATATATTGATCGACGGCAAAAAGGTCGGGGGAATCCTCATAGAAGAACGTGGTAACTCGACTATGGTCGGTATCGGTTTGAATCTGGCATATGCTCCGCCGCGTGATCTGCTTCGTGCCGAGCATGCGGTTCCTGCCGGGAATCTCAATACCGATAAAATGCAGCTTGGACCTTTGGAAACATGGGTGGAGTTGATTAAATATTTCCGGAGCAATTTTGATTCAATCATCTCCATGAAAAAGACCGATGATTTTCTTTACGAACTTGCCGACCGTCTGGTCTGGTTCGGAGAAGAGGTAAAGATTGTGGATGGTCCGGAAGGTGTTGAGCGTGGTGTAATCTGCGGCTTACGTTCCGATGGCGGACTCGTTGTTGATCACAATGGTGAACAGCATGAGATTTATTCCGGCTCGGTAATGCCTTTATAA
- a CDS encoding Crp/Fnr family transcriptional regulator produces the protein MARPQSKTFLKGEVLFKEGDKGNVAYMIQSGSVNIVKNINGKRQILATLCPGEIFGEMAIISRSERVAGAEAASECTVIVLTARLILMLLKKSHPTVFHLTRVLASRLARADRAVSESRSENSWLTFCRLLHMKHRIFQTAPKSEDGSIGITLEEFSKEFSEITNAPQHEIDRLLKSAIGFNMISVNKIASQTYLTIISPDDFLTIAENLSEDINKFCGKVFLSDFLDINDFSAIVDSDPEVIYKKIGIGDFPEDICMLHKDATSKWVEKKGEQFFREVKRKRKAIEELEGVDDIVFVDIGTLKQAFRQLGYYKLGILLAIAGDDAKKRILAAISTKIATAISRDSRSSDAIDQSEADDVEEELIDIIRDIKSSITE, from the coding sequence ATGGCCAGACCGCAATCCAAAACTTTCTTAAAGGGTGAGGTCCTTTTTAAAGAAGGGGATAAAGGGAACGTCGCCTATATGATTCAGTCCGGTTCCGTTAATATTGTCAAAAATATTAACGGTAAAAGGCAGATTCTGGCTACTCTCTGTCCGGGGGAAATTTTCGGGGAAATGGCTATTATATCCCGTAGTGAAAGGGTTGCCGGGGCCGAGGCAGCATCGGAATGTACTGTAATTGTGCTGACTGCCCGGTTGATCCTTATGCTGCTCAAAAAAAGTCATCCCACGGTTTTTCATTTGACCCGCGTGCTGGCATCACGCCTTGCCCGGGCAGACCGTGCTGTTTCAGAGAGTCGCAGTGAAAACTCATGGTTGACCTTTTGCCGCTTGCTGCACATGAAGCATCGTATTTTTCAGACCGCACCCAAGAGCGAGGATGGTTCCATAGGCATTACATTGGAAGAGTTTTCCAAGGAATTTTCAGAAATTACAAATGCTCCGCAGCATGAAATAGATAGACTTCTCAAATCTGCAATTGGATTCAACATGATTTCGGTGAATAAGATTGCCTCGCAGACCTACCTGACAATCATCAGCCCTGATGATTTTCTTACCATTGCTGAAAATCTTTCTGAAGATATCAATAAATTCTGCGGTAAGGTCTTTCTTTCTGATTTTTTGGATATTAATGATTTTTCCGCCATCGTCGATTCCGACCCGGAAGTTATTTATAAAAAGATAGGTATTGGAGATTTTCCGGAAGATATCTGCATGCTTCACAAGGACGCAACCTCCAAATGGGTGGAAAAGAAGGGTGAACAGTTCTTCAGGGAAGTTAAGCGCAAGCGTAAGGCAATTGAAGAACTTGAAGGCGTTGATGATATTGTTTTTGTGGATATTGGAACACTTAAGCAGGCATTCCGCCAGCTTGGTTACTATAAACTTGGTATCTTACTGGCTATTGCCGGGGATGATGCCAAAAAAAGGATTCTGGCAGCTATTTCAACAAAGATAGCCACTGCAATTTCCCGCGATTCTCGTTCTTCGGATGCCATCGACCAAAGCGAAGCTGACGATGTGGAAGAAGAGCTTATAGATATCATCCGGGATATTAAGTCTTCTATAACCGAATAA
- a CDS encoding cyclic nucleotide-binding domain-containing protein, whose translation MIVRTAPSIRTYHKGKIIFHEGQESKIAYMIKSGTVDIFKVIDKKKTVMASLHRGDIFGEMSLLTNQKRTGSAEAASFCELVVLTEEMMKKLLRASPETVRKMLQLLAKRVADTDLKTGSSEQNDSFMSLACILDLAYREYAYLPRDKQREVENYKMGLSVKSYTETVKSLAFFSNLEIESFLEMVFKLRLIDIKSVKKGDKSAFVERYISINNFEQFMPNLRNLYKQMRELGANVEQRMSFMTFSDLAKRTGSTPEQIYKKIIKEEMPENLVFFNREKVMEWRKDKEPNFFKKFRRPRKALDDLEAVDDIIFIDNPTLKKALEGFDYYKISVLYSALDKQGRDKIKQNVSKKIAQILLQEKHADRDPVDSEVLECCDELLDTVRKIKGVK comes from the coding sequence ATGATTGTACGGACAGCACCAAGCATAAGAACTTACCATAAAGGTAAAATCATCTTCCATGAAGGTCAGGAAAGCAAAATCGCTTACATGATCAAGTCGGGGACTGTGGATATTTTTAAAGTGATCGACAAAAAAAAGACGGTCATGGCGTCTTTGCATCGGGGAGATATCTTTGGTGAGATGTCTCTCTTAACCAATCAGAAACGAACAGGGAGTGCCGAAGCTGCAAGTTTTTGCGAGCTTGTTGTTTTAACTGAGGAGATGATGAAAAAGCTCCTCAGAGCTTCACCGGAAACCGTAAGGAAGATGCTGCAGCTGCTGGCCAAAAGGGTTGCCGACACTGATTTAAAGACCGGTAGCTCAGAACAGAACGATTCTTTCATGTCTCTTGCCTGCATCCTTGATCTTGCCTACCGGGAATACGCATATCTGCCCCGAGATAAACAGCGCGAAGTAGAAAATTATAAAATGGGGCTGTCGGTTAAATCCTACACCGAAACCGTTAAAAGCCTTGCCTTTTTTTCCAATCTTGAAATTGAATCATTTCTTGAAATGGTCTTCAAATTGCGCCTGATTGACATAAAAAGTGTTAAGAAAGGTGATAAAAGCGCGTTTGTCGAGCGCTATATTTCGATAAATAATTTCGAGCAGTTCATGCCCAATCTGCGCAATCTCTATAAACAGATGCGTGAACTCGGGGCAAATGTTGAGCAGCGTATGAGTTTTATGACCTTTTCTGACCTCGCCAAGAGAACCGGAAGTACCCCGGAACAGATTTATAAAAAAATCATAAAAGAAGAAATGCCCGAAAATCTGGTCTTTTTTAATCGGGAAAAGGTTATGGAGTGGCGCAAGGATAAGGAACCTAACTTTTTCAAAAAATTTCGTAGACCACGTAAAGCTCTGGATGATCTCGAAGCTGTTGATGATATCATTTTTATTGATAATCCTACTCTTAAAAAAGCTCTTGAAGGATTTGATTATTATAAAATTTCAGTTCTTTATTCCGCTCTTGATAAGCAGGGCAGGGATAAGATTAAGCAGAATGTGAGCAAGAAGATAGCCCAGATTCTGTTGCAGGAAAAGCATGCCGACCGCGATCCGGTTGATTCGGAAGTACTGGAATGCTGCGATGAACTACTTGATACTGTACGCAAGATTAAGGGGGTCAAGTAG
- a CDS encoding TVP38/TMEM64 family protein, whose product MKKKILILLFIVCVAALFFIFDLDRFLTLEYLKNSRQEFQLFYDRNPLLTVFSFFWVYVLVVGVNLPGATVLGLAGGALLGFKVGVLTISFASTIGATLACFFSRYLFRDYVQQRFGDRLDKVNRGIKEEGAFYLFSLRLIPAVPFVIINLVMGLTPMKLRTFYWVSQLGMLPGTMVYVNAGKELGHIDSLSGIVQPGVLISFILLGIFPLIVKRIVGLVKKHRSV is encoded by the coding sequence ATGAAAAAGAAAATATTGATACTTCTGTTTATTGTCTGTGTGGCGGCGCTTTTTTTTATTTTTGATCTGGATAGGTTCCTCACCCTTGAATATTTGAAAAATTCGCGACAGGAATTTCAATTATTTTATGATCGGAATCCATTACTGACTGTTTTTTCTTTTTTCTGGGTTTACGTCCTTGTTGTCGGAGTCAACCTTCCGGGAGCGACGGTGCTCGGCCTTGCCGGAGGAGCCCTGCTAGGTTTTAAAGTAGGGGTCCTGACTATCTCATTTGCCAGTACGATAGGAGCGACGCTGGCCTGTTTCTTCTCCCGCTACCTATTCCGGGATTACGTGCAGCAGAGGTTCGGGGACCGGCTTGATAAAGTGAATCGCGGCATCAAAGAAGAGGGCGCTTTCTACCTTTTCAGCCTGCGGCTTATTCCGGCCGTTCCATTTGTTATAATTAATCTGGTTATGGGCCTTACTCCCATGAAATTGAGAACCTTTTATTGGGTCTCACAGCTAGGCATGCTGCCCGGAACAATGGTTTATGTTAATGCTGGAAAAGAGCTGGGGCACATTGATTCTCTTTCGGGAATAGTACAGCCGGGAGTTTTAATCTCATTTATATTGCTGGGTATTTTTCCACTTATTGTTAAAAGAATTGTCGGGCTTGTTAAGAAGCATCGTAGTGTGTAA